In Gemmatimonadaceae bacterium, a single genomic region encodes these proteins:
- a CDS encoding AgmX/PglI C-terminal domain-containing protein, with translation MLQTLLLSLAVASRMSLGNPLRTVPDSVRPDVDVRLVALRHAGEIQRCYETEGLRVNPGLGGLIEVEVTVDPSGRVEEAAVSSSNLSGTGHHEVEMCITTSVRNWRFEKGPFAIETIVYPFNLVRDRGVISNTRT, from the coding sequence ATGCTGCAGACTCTGTTGCTGTCACTCGCTGTCGCGAGCCGAATGTCATTGGGCAATCCTCTGCGCACCGTCCCCGACAGCGTCCGTCCCGATGTAGACGTCCGACTGGTCGCACTCCGTCACGCCGGTGAGATCCAACGCTGTTACGAGACCGAAGGTCTGCGCGTGAACCCTGGCCTTGGCGGTTTGATCGAAGTCGAAGTTACTGTCGATCCCTCGGGACGCGTCGAAGAAGCGGCGGTTTCGTCGTCGAATCTGTCGGGCACCGGTCACCACGAAGTCGAGATGTGCATCACTACCTCGGTGCGAAATTGGCGCTTCGAGAAGGGACCCTTCGCAATCGAGACCATCGTCTACCCCTTCAATCTCGTTCGCGACCGTGGCGTGATCAGCAATACGCGCACATAA
- a CDS encoding Xaa-Pro peptidase family protein: MLTPDSLETFQKALAEQGVDGWLLFDFRGVNPIAKELLRIQGMATRRQLAWIPVKGTPIAFMHVIEQGPWAHWPSQWQRETYSSWKSLEALLARYVANKRVAMEYSPGDAVPYLDRIPAGVLEMVRSTGADVVSSGELVSRFYAVWSEHDVESHQRAAEVVAGIAREALALAGRRAHAGHEITEHELMRWILEQFRAHGLSTDHGPNVSVGENAANPHYEPSPGHPRPIRVGEILLIDLWAREEGGVYADQTWIASVGEPSAEAKRIWLAVRDARDRAIAIVRDASTRGTTLRGADVDDAARSVIAERGYGSYFTHRTGHSIDARDLHGSGPHLDNLETREERLLIPGVGFSIEPGVYVPGRIGMRSEVNVFLLPGEAVVTPKVYQTELIEV, from the coding sequence ATGCTAACACCTGATTCACTCGAGACTTTTCAGAAGGCGCTCGCCGAGCAGGGCGTCGACGGTTGGTTGCTCTTCGACTTTCGTGGAGTGAATCCAATCGCGAAGGAGTTGCTGCGCATCCAAGGAATGGCGACGCGACGGCAGCTGGCGTGGATCCCAGTAAAGGGGACACCGATCGCCTTCATGCACGTGATCGAACAGGGACCATGGGCTCACTGGCCGTCTCAGTGGCAACGCGAGACCTATAGCTCCTGGAAATCGCTCGAAGCACTGCTCGCGCGCTACGTGGCCAACAAGCGAGTCGCGATGGAGTACTCGCCAGGCGACGCCGTGCCGTATCTGGACCGCATACCAGCCGGCGTGCTCGAGATGGTCCGCTCGACGGGCGCGGACGTCGTGTCATCGGGCGAGCTCGTCTCACGGTTCTACGCAGTATGGAGCGAGCACGACGTCGAGTCACACCAACGCGCGGCAGAGGTGGTTGCCGGCATCGCTCGTGAGGCGCTCGCGTTGGCGGGGCGACGCGCGCATGCAGGGCACGAGATCACCGAGCACGAGCTGATGCGCTGGATCCTCGAGCAATTTCGCGCGCACGGTCTCTCGACCGATCATGGCCCGAATGTCTCGGTTGGCGAGAACGCGGCGAACCCGCACTACGAGCCGTCGCCAGGACATCCGCGGCCGATTCGCGTCGGTGAGATTTTGCTCATCGACCTCTGGGCGCGCGAGGAGGGTGGTGTCTACGCCGACCAGACGTGGATTGCGTCGGTCGGTGAGCCGAGCGCGGAGGCGAAGCGCATATGGTTGGCCGTGCGCGATGCCCGCGACCGGGCGATCGCCATCGTGCGGGACGCATCGACCCGAGGGACAACGTTGCGCGGCGCTGACGTCGACGACGCCGCTCGGAGCGTGATCGCCGAGCGCGGCTACGGCTCGTACTTCACGCACCGGACGGGCCATTCGATCGACGCCCGCGATCTGCATGGCTCCGGCCCGCACCTCGACAATCTCGAGACACGGGAAGAGCGTTTACTCATCCCGGGCGTCGGCTTCTCGATCGAGCCCGGCGTCTATGTACCGGGCAGGATCGGGATGCGCAGTGAGGTGAATGTCTTTCTGCTGCCGGGTGAGGCGGTGGTAACGCCGAAGGTGTATCAGACGGAGTTAATCGAAGTCTGA
- a CDS encoding DUF92 domain-containing protein, which produces MSVLARLAIATLIALSIALLARRARALSPDGAVAATIVGMLALLAGWKWAAVLILYFGTSSALSRFGADRKSVRTTSVIEKGGERDAMQVLANGAVFAIAAALAVLVPEHATHWVAVGIGALAASASDTWATEIGTLVGGSPRSILSFAQVATGMSGGVTVAGSIAALAGAAFVALAASALAWPTRVAVAAFVAGVVGSTLDSLLGATLQLRRRCDRCDCATERDMHDCGTTTRFVGGVRWLDNDVVNLVCSAVGGLMALAITG; this is translated from the coding sequence GTGAGCGTCCTCGCACGACTAGCTATCGCGACGCTGATCGCTCTCTCGATCGCGCTGCTCGCACGGCGCGCTCGGGCACTCAGCCCCGATGGTGCCGTCGCGGCAACAATCGTCGGCATGCTCGCATTGCTCGCCGGATGGAAATGGGCTGCGGTGCTCATTCTCTACTTCGGTACGTCGAGTGCGTTGTCTCGATTCGGCGCGGATCGAAAAAGCGTCCGAACCACGAGCGTCATCGAGAAAGGCGGGGAGCGCGACGCGATGCAGGTGCTCGCGAACGGCGCCGTGTTCGCGATTGCCGCCGCACTAGCCGTCCTCGTTCCCGAGCATGCGACGCATTGGGTCGCCGTCGGCATCGGCGCATTGGCAGCATCCGCGAGCGATACGTGGGCAACCGAGATCGGAACGCTCGTCGGTGGCTCTCCGCGCTCGATCCTGAGCTTTGCGCAAGTAGCAACTGGAATGTCTGGCGGCGTTACTGTCGCTGGCAGCATCGCCGCGCTCGCTGGTGCTGCGTTCGTCGCCCTCGCTGCGTCGGCGCTCGCATGGCCGACGCGTGTTGCCGTGGCTGCGTTCGTCGCCGGAGTTGTCGGTTCGACGCTCGATTCCCTGCTGGGCGCCACGCTTCAGCTGCGACGCCGATGTGATCGCTGCGACTGCGCGACCGAACGAGACATGCACGACTGTGGGACGACGACGCGATTTGTCGGCGGCGTTCGATGGCTCGACAATGACGTTGTGAATCTCGTCTGCAGCGCGGTGGGCGGGTTGATGGCGCTTGCAATCACCGGGTAG
- a CDS encoding geranylgeranyl reductase family protein, with protein MTAVGVRRQGGIHPDVVIVGGGPAGSSLAVSLARRGAHVLILDRARFPRPKPCAEYLSPQASRVLHSMSVLEDVEQSGAAQLAGMVVRAPNGTRVVGEFAGCTVKGFRDRGLSVRREVLDAILLRAAQRAGAEIRESTHVVDVIRGADARVRGVRTADGTDVVADVVVGADGLRSVVARRLGLARSARWPRRYALVTHYSGVGEIGECGEMHVEPGGFVGIADVGGGLTTVALVVPSRRAKEFAGGREAFLERWLAERPQLSARFSGATRVSPVVATGPFASRARRAWSPGVALVGDAADFFDPFTGEGIYAALRGGEMLAPFVVDALGVSSARHADAQLAAYDRLRRREFGGKWIVEWIIGAVVASPRLMNRAARVLAARKDMADLLVGVTGDFVPASAVLNLRYILSLFVLPLSRSARNAPRSTR; from the coding sequence ATGACCGCCGTGGGAGTGCGGAGGCAGGGGGGAATCCACCCTGACGTCGTGATCGTCGGAGGCGGACCCGCGGGCAGTTCGCTCGCCGTGTCCCTGGCTCGTCGCGGTGCGCACGTGCTCATACTGGACCGCGCGCGCTTTCCGCGGCCGAAGCCATGTGCGGAGTATCTGAGTCCACAGGCGTCGCGCGTATTGCATTCAATGAGCGTGCTCGAGGACGTCGAACAGTCCGGCGCCGCGCAACTGGCCGGCATGGTGGTTCGCGCGCCGAACGGAACGCGCGTCGTCGGGGAGTTCGCGGGGTGCACGGTCAAGGGATTTCGCGATCGCGGTCTCTCCGTGCGACGCGAAGTCCTCGACGCGATTTTACTGCGCGCCGCGCAACGTGCCGGCGCCGAAATACGCGAGTCGACTCATGTCGTGGATGTGATTCGCGGCGCCGATGCCCGTGTGAGAGGCGTGCGGACCGCCGACGGAACCGACGTCGTCGCCGATGTCGTCGTCGGTGCGGACGGGCTGCGATCGGTCGTCGCTCGCCGGCTCGGTCTCGCGCGCTCGGCACGCTGGCCGCGGCGCTACGCGCTCGTCACGCACTATAGCGGGGTTGGCGAGATCGGCGAATGCGGCGAAATGCACGTCGAACCGGGTGGCTTCGTCGGCATTGCCGACGTCGGTGGCGGCCTAACGACTGTCGCACTGGTCGTTCCGAGTCGCCGCGCCAAGGAATTTGCGGGGGGACGTGAGGCATTTCTCGAGCGCTGGCTTGCCGAGCGACCCCAACTCTCGGCGCGATTTTCGGGGGCGACGCGCGTGTCGCCCGTGGTTGCCACCGGTCCGTTTGCTTCCCGCGCCAGGCGCGCCTGGTCACCAGGTGTGGCGCTGGTCGGAGACGCTGCCGACTTCTTCGATCCATTCACAGGCGAGGGCATCTACGCGGCGCTGCGAGGCGGCGAGATGCTCGCGCCATTCGTGGTCGACGCGTTAGGTGTCAGCTCTGCTCGTCACGCGGACGCGCAGTTGGCAGCATACGATCGCCTGCGGCGCCGCGAGTTCGGGGGCAAATGGATCGTCGAATGGATCATTGGCGCCGTCGTCGCGTCGCCGCGTTTGATGAACCGCGCTGCCCGCGTGCTCGCGGCGCGAAAGGACATGGCCGACCTCCTCGTTGGAGTCACTGGTGATTTCGTCCCCGCGAGCGCGGTCTTGAACCTCCGGTATATACTCTCACTCTTCGTCTTGCCGCTCTCACGCTCCGCGCGCAACGCTCCACGCTCCACGCGATGA
- a CDS encoding flavin reductase family protein produces MIDSDGFRAALGRFSCGITIVTACDSKGRDHGMTVSAFCSVSLDPSLVLVCIGHDASMHGLMMRVEHIAISVLSSAQEALSRRFADPETDRFDGVGYTRGENGVALLDDALVHLECKVIARHEAGDHTIVVCSVDRAEAFDARPLLYYRGGYAQLER; encoded by the coding sequence ATGATCGACTCTGACGGATTCCGCGCCGCACTCGGCCGCTTTTCCTGTGGAATAACGATCGTCACCGCGTGCGATTCGAAGGGTCGCGACCACGGCATGACGGTGAGCGCGTTCTGCTCGGTGAGTCTCGACCCATCACTCGTGCTCGTCTGCATCGGCCACGACGCGTCGATGCACGGCCTCATGATGCGCGTCGAGCACATCGCGATCAGCGTGCTCTCGTCCGCGCAGGAAGCGCTGTCGCGCCGCTTCGCGGATCCAGAGACGGACCGATTCGATGGCGTTGGATACACGCGCGGCGAGAACGGTGTTGCGCTCCTCGACGACGCGCTCGTGCATCTCGAGTGCAAGGTGATCGCGCGTCACGAAGCAGGCGATCACACGATCGTCGTTTGTTCGGTCGATCGCGCGGAAGCATTCGATGCACGCCCTCTGCTCTATTATCGCGGCGGGTACGCACAGCTCGAGCGATGA
- a CDS encoding methyltransferase domain-containing protein — MRLTTLEILDDPAIDPALRQRSHRDVERSNVLLGGRRAVMLALRPLFDEMARARGSTRQTPGATMLDIGTGLADLPWRAREIARRRGVALSTIALDGAFSLIAAARHRVNATVCGDALTLPFADRSVDIVLCSQLLHHFDESRGVQLIAELDRVARRRVVVSDLRRSWLAAAGFTVAAIALGFHPITRHDGRLSVLRGFTEGELGGMVVAATGIQPAIRRRLGYRLTASWTPLAIPA; from the coding sequence ATGAGACTCACGACGCTCGAGATACTCGATGATCCCGCGATCGACCCCGCGCTTCGCCAGCGGTCGCATCGGGACGTCGAACGCTCCAACGTGCTCCTTGGCGGGCGCCGCGCCGTTATGCTCGCGTTGCGTCCTTTGTTCGACGAGATGGCTCGGGCTCGTGGATCCACTCGTCAGACGCCAGGCGCGACCATGTTGGACATCGGAACCGGACTGGCCGACCTTCCATGGCGTGCGCGCGAGATCGCTCGGCGTCGTGGCGTCGCGCTCAGCACCATTGCCCTGGACGGAGCTTTCAGCCTGATTGCCGCCGCACGCCATCGCGTGAACGCGACCGTCTGTGGGGACGCGCTCACACTCCCGTTCGCCGATCGGAGCGTCGATATCGTGCTCTGCTCACAGCTCCTGCACCATTTCGATGAGTCGCGCGGCGTGCAGCTCATCGCCGAATTGGACCGCGTGGCGCGCCGTCGCGTGGTCGTCAGCGACCTTCGGCGAAGCTGGCTCGCTGCCGCGGGCTTTACTGTCGCCGCCATCGCGTTGGGCTTTCATCCAATCACGCGGCACGATGGACGGCTTTCAGTATTGCGCGGCTTTACGGAAGGAGAACTGGGCGGTATGGTCGTGGCCGCAACCGGGATTCAGCCGGCCATTCGCCGGCGGCTCGGCTACCGGCTTACGGCGAGTTGGACGCCGTTGGCCATTCCAGCCTGA
- a CDS encoding SRPBCC family protein, with translation MTDSTSTRGEPFVLRSPAKNARMHTVDERFVRSRLATIFQLALEVERWPDLLPHYRYVRFRERTRDDGGVVEMAANRPFGPLNWPTRWVSQMSVHRRGTKGSEEPRIRFRHIDGITAGMDVEWSFHPDKGGTRVRIVHAWNGPPWPVVGGMAAANVIGPVFVHGIASRTLEGLAKVAEQEPI, from the coding sequence ATGACAGATTCAACCAGCACGAGGGGCGAGCCGTTTGTTCTCCGCTCGCCGGCAAAGAACGCCAGGATGCACACGGTCGACGAGCGATTCGTCCGTTCGCGACTCGCGACGATCTTCCAGCTGGCGCTCGAGGTCGAGCGGTGGCCGGATCTGCTGCCGCACTACCGCTATGTCCGCTTCCGCGAACGAACGCGCGACGACGGAGGAGTCGTGGAGATGGCGGCGAATCGACCCTTCGGTCCCTTGAACTGGCCCACAAGGTGGGTGTCACAGATGTCAGTGCACCGCCGAGGAACCAAGGGAAGCGAGGAGCCGCGCATTCGATTCCGGCATATCGACGGGATCACTGCCGGAATGGACGTCGAGTGGAGCTTTCATCCCGATAAGGGCGGTACGCGCGTGCGCATCGTGCATGCGTGGAACGGGCCTCCGTGGCCCGTGGTTGGTGGTATGGCGGCGGCGAACGTCATCGGACCCGTGTTCGTGCACGGGATTGCGAGTCGCACACTGGAAGGGTTGGCGAAGGTTGCGGAACAGGAGCCGATCTAG
- the fabF gene encoding beta-ketoacyl-ACP synthase II, translating into MSSAATRRVAVTGIGIVSPIGIAREGLWQGLLQGRSAVRTVTRFDPAMFRSRNAAEINDFHPTDFLDQKRSKRLERFGHFAVASARLALDDSGIDLAREDRERIGSMMGSALGGVTYAESQMHVFMEKGLKALDPALALMVFGGAASCNIAIEFGLQGPNSTNAMSCASGTIAIGDGFREIRDGYADVMLCGASEAPLAPLTFGAFAIIRAMSTRNDEPHRASRPFDRDRDGFVMGEGGAVLVLEEYERAQARGAHVYAEVVGYGNSNDAHHMTAPRPDGSQAARSMRRALDDGHVVPTDVAYVNAHGSSTPLNDSTETLALKQVFGDHARQLQVSSTKGYYGHALGASGAFEAAICALALERRWLPPTVNLDCPDQNCDLDYIPKAGRHQEVEYALSNSFGFGGINAALVFRRAD; encoded by the coding sequence GTGTCTTCTGCAGCAACGCGTCGCGTCGCGGTCACGGGGATCGGTATCGTCAGCCCGATCGGCATCGCGCGTGAAGGACTGTGGCAGGGTCTCTTGCAAGGGCGGTCGGCGGTGCGAACGGTCACGCGGTTCGATCCCGCAATGTTCCGCAGCCGCAACGCCGCGGAGATCAACGATTTTCACCCGACGGATTTTCTGGACCAGAAGCGATCGAAGCGGCTCGAGCGCTTTGGCCATTTCGCGGTGGCGTCAGCCCGTCTCGCGCTCGACGACAGCGGCATCGATCTCGCCCGCGAAGATCGCGAACGCATCGGTTCGATGATGGGGAGTGCGCTTGGCGGCGTCACCTACGCCGAGTCGCAGATGCACGTCTTCATGGAGAAGGGGCTCAAGGCACTCGATCCTGCGCTCGCGCTGATGGTGTTTGGCGGCGCGGCAAGCTGCAACATCGCCATCGAGTTCGGTCTGCAGGGACCGAACAGCACGAATGCGATGAGCTGCGCGTCGGGTACGATCGCGATTGGCGACGGATTCCGTGAAATTCGCGACGGGTACGCGGACGTGATGCTGTGCGGCGCCTCGGAGGCGCCATTGGCGCCGCTGACCTTCGGCGCCTTCGCGATCATTCGCGCGATGTCGACGCGCAACGACGAGCCGCATCGCGCTTCACGGCCCTTCGATCGCGATCGCGACGGTTTCGTGATGGGTGAAGGCGGCGCCGTGCTCGTGCTCGAGGAGTACGAGCGCGCCCAGGCGCGTGGCGCGCACGTCTACGCCGAAGTCGTTGGTTATGGAAATTCTAATGACGCGCACCATATGACCGCGCCGCGTCCGGACGGGTCCCAGGCCGCGCGCTCGATGCGACGCGCGCTCGACGACGGTCATGTCGTCCCGACGGATGTGGCGTACGTGAACGCCCACGGCAGCTCGACGCCCCTGAACGATTCGACGGAGACACTCGCGCTGAAGCAGGTGTTCGGCGACCATGCGCGCCAGCTGCAGGTGAGCAGCACCAAGGGCTACTACGGTCACGCGCTCGGCGCCTCCGGCGCTTTCGAAGCAGCGATCTGCGCGCTCGCGCTCGAGCGGCGCTGGTTGCCGCCGACGGTCAACCTCGATTGCCCCGACCAGAATTGCGATCTCGACTACATACCCAAAGCCGGTCGGCACCAGGAAGTTGAGTACGCGCTCAGCAACTCCTTCGGCTTCGGCGGAATCAACGCAGCGCTGGTGTTTCGACGCGCGGACTAG
- a CDS encoding aquaporin produces MRDSYRHFVAEFVGTFALVFIGGGAIMAADLTHNPAGITQIALAHGLILALMVTATMRVSGHLNPAVTLGFVVTKRIEPVMAFVYLIAQILAGVLAAYALRGLFPAAVATSTRLGGQSVAIDVSTLQAIVLEFIATFFLVFVVFGTAVDPKAPKVGGFAIGLTVAADILAIGPLTGGSMNPARSFGPAVASGIFEGQAVYWIGPILGGIAAALVYEALFIPHGTEPVDHGPVRPVA; encoded by the coding sequence ATGCGTGACTCGTACCGCCATTTCGTCGCGGAGTTTGTCGGCACATTCGCACTCGTATTCATCGGCGGCGGCGCGATCATGGCCGCGGACCTCACTCACAATCCCGCTGGCATTACCCAGATCGCACTCGCGCACGGCCTTATCCTCGCGCTGATGGTCACGGCGACGATGCGCGTCTCCGGACATCTCAACCCCGCAGTCACGCTCGGTTTCGTCGTCACCAAGCGGATCGAGCCGGTCATGGCCTTCGTCTACCTCATCGCGCAGATCCTCGCCGGCGTCCTTGCCGCGTACGCGCTCCGTGGACTGTTCCCCGCTGCGGTCGCCACGAGCACGCGCCTTGGCGGTCAATCGGTCGCAATCGACGTGTCGACGCTCCAGGCAATCGTGCTCGAGTTCATCGCCACGTTCTTCCTCGTCTTCGTCGTCTTCGGGACGGCTGTCGATCCGAAGGCGCCGAAAGTCGGCGGCTTCGCGATCGGGCTCACCGTGGCGGCGGACATTCTCGCCATCGGCCCACTCACCGGCGGGTCGATGAATCCGGCGCGCTCGTTCGGCCCCGCGGTCGCAAGCGGTATCTTCGAGGGGCAGGCCGTCTATTGGATAGGGCCCATTCTCGGCGGCATCGCCGCCGCGCTGGTGTACGAAGCGCTCTTCATTCCGCACGGTACCGAACCGGTCGATCATGGCCCGGTCCGGCCCGTTGCCTAA
- a CDS encoding DUF1707 domain-containing protein, with translation MSPPPPEQHPIVSLSDERDRVIQQLSEHFANDRLSLDEMESRMELAYKAATIADLQRLTADLPNNASTSVPAPLAAEESTAIAPDRERVFSVMSETRRAGPWIVPQRLDLLAMMSDTTIDLTQATLPTGIIDIHVRSIMAAVKIVVPPGIQVVSRVGSLMSSVHGGGEPSEGSEAWKAGTVVRLTGWALMAEVQTKVRRRERRTGDTTTDE, from the coding sequence ATGTCGCCGCCACCGCCGGAGCAGCACCCGATCGTCTCGCTCAGCGACGAGCGTGACCGTGTCATTCAACAGCTCTCGGAGCACTTCGCGAACGATCGACTCTCGCTCGACGAGATGGAGTCGCGCATGGAGCTCGCCTACAAGGCCGCGACGATTGCCGACCTGCAGCGCCTAACGGCCGACCTGCCGAACAACGCGTCCACGTCGGTTCCGGCGCCGCTCGCGGCGGAAGAGTCGACGGCGATCGCTCCCGATCGCGAGCGCGTGTTCTCGGTGATGAGCGAGACCCGTCGGGCCGGTCCCTGGATCGTCCCGCAGCGGCTCGATCTGTTGGCGATGATGTCGGATACCACCATCGATCTCACCCAGGCCACGCTGCCGACGGGGATCATCGACATCCACGTGCGCTCGATCATGGCCGCGGTGAAGATCGTGGTGCCACCCGGCATTCAGGTCGTAAGCCGGGTCGGCTCGCTGATGAGTAGCGTCCATGGTGGGGGAGAGCCTAGCGAGGGAAGCGAGGCGTGGAAAGCCGGAACGGTTGTCCGGCTCACTGGCTGGGCGCTGATGGCCGAAGTGCAGACGAAGGTCCGGCGTCGCGAGCGCCGCACCGGCGATACGACGACGGACGAATAG
- a CDS encoding inorganic diphosphatase, whose protein sequence is MLHLWKDLSPGRRPPEEVTAVVEIPSGSRNKYELDKETGLMKLDRVLYSSMHYPGDYGFIPRTLAEDGDPCDVVVLVTEETFPGCLIDVRPLGVLRMLDRGEPDDKILAVPLHDPYHQEWFDIADAPQHVLKEVEHFFQRYKDLEGKRVQIVGWEKSLKAMDAIIDGIKRYDESYMAFGP, encoded by the coding sequence ATGCTTCATCTCTGGAAAGACCTCTCTCCGGGGCGTCGTCCGCCCGAGGAGGTCACGGCTGTCGTCGAGATTCCCTCCGGCAGCCGCAACAAGTACGAGCTCGACAAAGAGACCGGTCTCATGAAGTTGGACCGGGTGCTGTATTCCTCGATGCACTATCCAGGCGACTACGGCTTTATACCGCGGACGTTGGCCGAAGACGGGGATCCGTGTGACGTGGTCGTACTCGTCACCGAGGAGACGTTTCCGGGTTGCCTGATCGATGTGCGCCCGTTAGGCGTGCTGCGGATGCTGGATCGTGGTGAACCGGACGACAAGATCCTCGCCGTGCCGCTCCACGACCCGTATCATCAGGAGTGGTTCGATATCGCCGACGCGCCGCAGCATGTGCTGAAGGAGGTGGAGCATTTCTTTCAGCGCTACAAGGATCTCGAGGGGAAGCGCGTGCAGATCGTGGGATGGGAGAAGAGCCTGAAAGCGATGGATGCGATCATCGACGGCATCAAGCGCTACGACGAGTCGTACATGGCGTTCGGCCCCTGA
- a CDS encoding aldo/keto reductase, with the protein MRYRKFPGAGVIVSEVGFGTWTLSTGWWGERTDDEAVEMLRRAHDEHGVTFFDAADTYGNGRAERQLATAFKRRRGDVVIGTKVGYDIYDEAAQLARRGQSELPMRTDPTYIRFAVDQCLERLDTDYIDVLQIHNVKMEQVRQPELWDTLRALKKEGKLRAWGAAFGPAIGWLYEAVELMERERDIDTIQMIWNVLEQHPGSAMLAAARENAPTCCFNIRVTHASGMLEGKYTEDTVFPPNDHRRHRPRSWLINGIKKVRTLDFLTARMTLGQAALRWLLAEPLVVTTLPNIYDDAQLDEFASASDQPDLTIDEMEHVAQLAADNFGVVEEPMVYKGTMERSAVSAGHTA; encoded by the coding sequence ATGAGATACAGAAAATTTCCAGGCGCCGGCGTCATCGTATCCGAAGTCGGCTTCGGCACGTGGACGCTGTCCACCGGCTGGTGGGGCGAGCGCACCGACGACGAGGCGGTGGAGATGTTGCGACGGGCGCACGACGAGCACGGCGTGACCTTCTTCGACGCCGCGGATACGTACGGCAACGGCCGGGCCGAGCGACAGCTCGCGACGGCATTCAAGCGACGGCGCGGCGACGTGGTGATCGGCACCAAGGTCGGTTACGACATCTACGACGAAGCGGCGCAGCTTGCGCGACGCGGGCAGAGCGAGCTGCCAATGCGCACGGATCCCACGTACATCCGGTTTGCCGTCGATCAGTGCCTCGAGCGGCTCGACACCGACTACATCGACGTTTTGCAAATTCATAACGTCAAGATGGAGCAGGTGCGCCAGCCCGAGCTGTGGGACACGTTGCGCGCGCTCAAGAAGGAGGGGAAGCTTCGTGCGTGGGGCGCGGCGTTCGGTCCTGCGATCGGCTGGCTGTACGAAGCCGTCGAGCTCATGGAGCGCGAGCGGGACATCGACACGATTCAGATGATCTGGAATGTGTTGGAACAACATCCAGGAAGCGCAATGCTCGCCGCGGCGCGCGAGAACGCACCGACCTGCTGCTTCAATATTCGAGTGACGCATGCATCGGGCATGCTGGAAGGAAAATACACCGAGGACACGGTCTTCCCGCCTAACGATCATCGTCGTCACCGGCCGCGCTCCTGGCTGATCAATGGAATCAAGAAGGTCCGGACGCTCGACTTCCTCACGGCGCGGATGACGCTTGGACAGGCCGCGCTCAGGTGGCTCCTCGCCGAGCCGCTCGTCGTCACGACGCTGCCGAACATCTATGACGACGCGCAGCTCGACGAGTTTGCCTCGGCAAGCGACCAACCGGACCTAACGATCGACGAGATGGAGCACGTGGCGCAGCTCGCGGCCGACAACTTCGGCGTCGTCGAAGAGCCGATGGTCTACAAGGGCACGATGGAGCGCAGTGCGGTGAGCGCGGGGCATACCGCCTAG